In the genome of Candidatus Reidiella endopervernicosa, one region contains:
- the ppa gene encoding inorganic diphosphatase gives MNLDRVTSGNDVPNEINVIIEIPAHSDPVKYELDKDTGAMFVDRFMSTAMHYPCNYGYVPHTLSKDGDPVDVLVLTPYPLIPGSVIQCRPVGVLKMADESGDDAKILAVPVDKLCKSYRKVTSFRDVQEEVLNRISHFFEHYKDLDEGKWVRVGGWGDIDEAKQEIMDSVKMFQDAPEKPNF, from the coding sequence ATGAACCTCGACAGAGTCACCTCCGGTAATGACGTTCCCAACGAGATCAATGTAATTATTGAGATCCCTGCACACTCCGATCCGGTCAAGTATGAGCTGGATAAGGATACCGGCGCGATGTTTGTCGATCGTTTCATGTCGACCGCGATGCATTACCCCTGTAACTACGGCTACGTGCCACACACTCTCTCCAAAGATGGTGATCCCGTCGATGTGCTGGTGTTGACCCCCTATCCGCTGATTCCCGGTTCGGTGATTCAGTGTCGTCCTGTTGGTGTACTGAAGATGGCGGACGAGTCGGGTGATGACGCCAAAATCCTCGCCGTGCCGGTCGACAAGCTCTGCAAATCCTATCGCAAGGTAACCAGCTTCCGCGATGTTCAGGAGGAGGTTCTCAACCGCATCTCCCACTTCTTCGAGCACTACAAGGATCTTGATGAGGGTAAGTGGGTTCGTGTCGGTGGTTGGGGTGATATCGATGAGGCGAAACAGGAGATCATGGATAGCGTTAAGATGTTCCAGGATGCCCCTGAGAAGCCTAATTTCTAA